A window of uncultured Gellertiella sp. genomic DNA:
TCAATCCCCTGTAATAGTCGAGATCCGAGGTCTTGCCGGTCAGTTCATCGGCATAGAGCTTGCCGCAATAATTGGCGAGCATCACTCCGTGGCCGGAATAGCCGCCAATCGACGTCACCCCGGGCATCACCTCGCGCACGAAAGGCTTGCGGGGCAGGGTAATGCCGACCGAACCGCCCCAGGAATGGCTGATCTCGACAGTGCCAAGTTCCGGATAAATCTCGGCAATCTGCCTGCGGATATGGATCGAGATATCGCCGGGGCTTGCCGCCGTATAGGCCTCGCGCCCGCCAAAGATCAGCCGCCCGTCGCGGGATTTTCGCCAGTAGCGGACCATGAAGCGGCTGTCGGCAATCGCTTCGCTGCCGGGAATGACCGACGGGAAGCGATCGAGCGGCACGGTCGCCCCGATGAAGGACTGGATCGGCATGATATGGGCCGAAGTGACCGGCTCGAGATTGCCGACATAGGCATTGGTGGCGACAAGCACCCGGTCGGCGGTGATCGTGCCGCGCGGGGTGTCGATCAGCGTCTTGCCGGCGTTCTGCCGGATGGCAATGGCCGGGCTCAGCTCGTGCAACCGGGCACCCGCCGCCGCAGCCACCCGGGCAAGCCCGATCACCAGCTTCAGGGGATGGATATGGCCGGACCCTTCATCATAGACACCGTACGGGAAGCGCTTCGAGCCGACCCGTTCGGCGGTTTCCTGTCCGTCCATGAAGCGGACATGCGGATAGCCATAGCGCTTGGCCATGGTCTCGGCGGTCTGCTGGTAGTCCTTTTCCTTGCCCGGCTTGTGGGAGACGCTCATGTAGCCGCGCATCAGTTCCATGTCGATGCCGTGGGTCTCGGCAAAATCGATGAGGTGCTGCTTGGCCCGCTCGGCCATGTCGAACATCGCCCGGGTGAGATCATAGCCGAATTGCGGCTCCATCTCGTCGGGCCAGGAGCGTTGTCCGGTGCCGATCTGGCCGCCATTGCGGCCAGAGGCACCATCGCCGAAGCGCGCGCCGTCGATCAGGGTGACCTGGACGCCCGCCTTCGCGAGGTTATAGGCGGCCTGCAGGCCGGTGAAGCCGCCACCGATGATGGCGACATCGGTGGTTGTCGAGCCGTCCAGCCCGGCATAGGCGGGGCGGTCACCCGCGCTCGCCTGATACCAGGAGAGCCCGGGCGCAATGGGGCTTTGCCACATGATCGACCTGCCTTCAGACGTTCAGAAGCAGGAATTCCCGCTCCCAGGGGCTGATCACCTGCATGAAGGTCTCGAACTCCCCGCGCTTCAGCCCGGCATACATGCCGACGAATTCGGCGCTGAGGCAGCCGGCCAGTCCCGGCTCGGCTTCAAGCAGGGCGATGGCTTCCAGCAGTCCGCGCGGCAGGTCGATGCGGCCGTCATTGACGGTATCATCGGCAGCAGCCGTCGGTTCCAACTCGTTGACCATCCCGAGATAACCGCAGGCAAGCGATGCCGCCAGGGCCAGATAGGGATTGGCATCCGAGCTCGGCAGCCGGTTTTCCACCCGTCGCCCGGCGGCATTCGACACCGGAATGCGGAAGGCGGTGGTGCGGTTGTCGTAACCCCAGGCCGTGTTGACCGGGCTCGACATGCCCGGCGTCAGACGGCGGTAGGAGTTCACATAGGGGGCCATCATCGCCAGTGCATTCGGCACATAGCGCTGCATGCCGCCGATGAAGTGGCGGAATTTGTCCGATTCCGTGCCATCGGAATTGGAAAAGATGTTCTTTCCGGTCTTCGCATCGACCACCGACTGGTGGATATGCATCGCCGAACCCGCCTGACCCTGCAACGGCTTGGCCATGAAGGTGGCATAGATGCCATGCTTCAGCGCGGCTTCGCGGATGGTGCGCTTGAACATGAAGACCTGGTCGGCCAGTTCCAGCGGATCGCCATGGCTGAGGTTGATTTCGAGCTGGGCAGGACCTTCCTCGTGGATCAGGGTGTCGATCTCGAGACCCTGTTTTTCCGAGAATTCATAGATGTCGTCGATCAACTCGTCGAACTCGTTGACACCGGCAATCGAATACCCCTGGCCACCAAGGATGGTCCGGCCCGAGCGCCCCTTGGGCGGCTGCAGGGGATAATCCGGGTCCTCGTTCATGGCGACCAGATAGAATTCGATTTCGGGTGCCACCACGGGCGTCCAGCCCTTGGCCTGATAGAGACCCATCACACGGCGCAACACATTGCGCGGCGTATAGGTGGTCGGCGTGCCGTCGATGTCGGTTACATCGCAGATCACCTGTGCGGTCGGATCCTCTTCCCAGGGCACGACGGCAAGGGTCGTGAGATCCGGCACCAGCTTCAGGTCGCTGTCCCGCGCATCATAGCGGAAGCCGCCGGATTCATCGGGATATTCGCCCGAGATCGTGTGCCGGAACACGGCATTCGGCAAAGCCAGCGATGTGTTTTCGTTGAATTTGGAGGTGAGCATCATCTTGCCGCGCGGAACGCCGGCAAGGTCAGGCGTGATGCATTCGATGTCTTCGATACCCCGGGCCCGGAGCCATTCCCCGGCTTCCTTCCAATTGGAAACCCCCCGAAGGGACTGGGTGGCGGCCGAAACCGCGATTTTGGATGCTTTGGCTGTTTTAGTCTTGGTTTTCTTCAGAGGCATGTCCCACCGACTGGATGTTGATAACACCAGCATCTTAACGGCTTGAAGGAAATAAGCGAGGGGGACAGGCGTTGACTTTGCGCGTTTCCGTGAGAAACAGGAGGAAATAATTCAATTTGAGGCGGGTTTTCTGGTGGGTCAGTATGATTGCGTGGTGTTGGGGGCAGGGGCGGCGGGCCTGATGGCCGCCGTTCGGGCCGGACAGGGCGGGCGCTCGGTGCTGGTCATCGACCATGCAAGGGCACCGGCGGAAAAGATCCGCATCTCCGGCGGCGGACGCTGCAACTTCACCAATATCCATGCAAGCCCCAAAGCCTATCTCTCCGCCAACCCGCATTTCGCCAAATCGGCACTTGCCCGCTACACGCCGCAGGATTTTCTCGCACTCGTCGACAAGCACCGCATCCCCTGGCATGAAAAGACGCTCGGCCAGCTGTTTTGCGACGACAGCGCCCGCGACATCATCCGGATGCTGCTCACCGAATTGCAGGCCGCAAGCGGGCGGCTGAAGCTGTCGACCACGATTGACGCTGTCCGAAAGGTCGACAGCGGTTTTCTGGTCTCTACCGGAGAAGGCGATATCGGCTGCCACTCCCTGGTGGTGGCAACCGGCGGCAAATCGATCCCGAAAATGGGGGCAACGGGCCTTGCCTACCAGATTGCCAGCCAGTTCGGCCTTGGCCTGGTCGAGCCGCGCCCGGGCCTGGTGCCGCTGACGCTTGATCCCGCGACACTGGAACGGCTTGCGCCGCTTGCGGGTGTGGCGGTTCCAGCCGAGGTCATCCATGGCAAGACCCGGTTTCGCGAAGCCTTGCTGTTCACCCACCGGGGTCTCAGCGGCCCGGCCATCCTGCAGATCTCTTCCTACTGGCGCGAGGGGGATGCCATCACCTTGCGGCTCGAACCCGATCTCGACCTGCTCGCGCTGCTGAAGAGTGCCAGGGCCGACCGGGGCCGACAGTCGGTGCAGACGGTTCTCGCCAAACACTATCCCAGACGCCTCGCCCAGCATGTGGCCGAAGGCCTCGGCCTTGACCGGCCGCTCGCCGATCTCTCCGACAAGCTGCTGCAAAAGGCGGTCGACGCGCTGCAGGACTGGGCGATCACGCCGGGCGGGTCGGAAGGCTACCGCACCGCCGAGGTGACGGTGGGCGGCGTCGATACGGCTGGCCTCGATTCCCGCAGCATGCAGGCAAAATCCGTCCCCGGCCTTTATTTCATTGGCGAATGCGTCGATGTCACCGGCTGGCTCGGCGGCTATAATTTCCAGTGGGCCTGGGCATCGGGCCATGCGGCGGGCGAGGCCATTGCGGCTGGCTGCTGAAGTCCCGCCGGGCACTGTCATCTTCGTGAAACCTTAAACTGCTATAGTAGATAGTTTTTAGGGATCATTTGCTGCAATTACGCCATGCTTCAATGGTTGTTAATGTCGGGATGCCATCCTGCTTCGGTGCCAGCGCGGCGAATGCTGATGACATGACGATTTTGCTGGTGGCCGGCTTGCCCGGCATGGATGTTCAAGGGTTCAGGAAGGGTTTACCACTCATGAAACAGGATCGCCGTCGCGCCCGTGCCGTTGCCATTGCCATCGCTGAACGTGATGTCACCGCCCGCCTTGCCCTGATCAGCTTTGCCATCGCGGCCTTCTCGACCGTCGCCTTCCTCATGTTGCCGACTGTCCACTGAAATCATTCCTTTTCGGACCCGCTATATCCCGCAGAATGCGGGGATTGCGTTAGCTAGCAATCCGCTTATTTTAGCCGTGACGCAATCACGTCCGGTGTATCCTTCATTTCCCGGCATCGGCATGCATTTCGCGATGATGGGGAAGGAGGTGTCAGGTGTTGGGCTGGAAGGCGCTTTCCGGTTTGTTCGGGGCAGGGCGCCGGTCGACTGCGGACCTGCAAACCCGGATGCGGCTCCATGTCGAGACATGGTCCAGGATCAACCTGACCCTTGAAAACACCGACCGCCAAAGAGCGGAATCGGGCCTGAGGCTTGCCTATCAGGCTGCTGGTCTTGCAGTACCCCGTCAGGTGATCTGGCATCGAGGTTCGATGTCGGGCGTGCTGGCGGTGGTGGATCTGTTGAGAAC
This region includes:
- a CDS encoding FAD-binding oxidoreductase, producing the protein MWQSPIAPGLSWYQASAGDRPAYAGLDGSTTTDVAIIGGGFTGLQAAYNLAKAGVQVTLIDGARFGDGASGRNGGQIGTGQRSWPDEMEPQFGYDLTRAMFDMAERAKQHLIDFAETHGIDMELMRGYMSVSHKPGKEKDYQQTAETMAKRYGYPHVRFMDGQETAERVGSKRFPYGVYDEGSGHIHPLKLVIGLARVAAAAGARLHELSPAIAIRQNAGKTLIDTPRGTITADRVLVATNAYVGNLEPVTSAHIMPIQSFIGATVPLDRFPSVIPGSEAIADSRFMVRYWRKSRDGRLIFGGREAYTAASPGDISIHIRRQIAEIYPELGTVEISHSWGGSVGITLPRKPFVREVMPGVTSIGGYSGHGVMLANYCGKLYADELTGKTSDLDYYRGLKVPPFPGGKALRAPLLFLALTWYALLDKM
- a CDS encoding glutamine synthetase family protein, whose protein sequence is MPLKKTKTKTAKASKIAVSAATQSLRGVSNWKEAGEWLRARGIEDIECITPDLAGVPRGKMMLTSKFNENTSLALPNAVFRHTISGEYPDESGGFRYDARDSDLKLVPDLTTLAVVPWEEDPTAQVICDVTDIDGTPTTYTPRNVLRRVMGLYQAKGWTPVVAPEIEFYLVAMNEDPDYPLQPPKGRSGRTILGGQGYSIAGVNEFDELIDDIYEFSEKQGLEIDTLIHEEGPAQLEINLSHGDPLELADQVFMFKRTIREAALKHGIYATFMAKPLQGQAGSAMHIHQSVVDAKTGKNIFSNSDGTESDKFRHFIGGMQRYVPNALAMMAPYVNSYRRLTPGMSSPVNTAWGYDNRTTAFRIPVSNAAGRRVENRLPSSDANPYLALAASLACGYLGMVNELEPTAAADDTVNDGRIDLPRGLLEAIALLEAEPGLAGCLSAEFVGMYAGLKRGEFETFMQVISPWEREFLLLNV
- a CDS encoding NAD(P)/FAD-dependent oxidoreductase, whose protein sequence is MAAVRAGQGGRSVLVIDHARAPAEKIRISGGGRCNFTNIHASPKAYLSANPHFAKSALARYTPQDFLALVDKHRIPWHEKTLGQLFCDDSARDIIRMLLTELQAASGRLKLSTTIDAVRKVDSGFLVSTGEGDIGCHSLVVATGGKSIPKMGATGLAYQIASQFGLGLVEPRPGLVPLTLDPATLERLAPLAGVAVPAEVIHGKTRFREALLFTHRGLSGPAILQISSYWREGDAITLRLEPDLDLLALLKSARADRGRQSVQTVLAKHYPRRLAQHVAEGLGLDRPLADLSDKLLQKAVDALQDWAITPGGSEGYRTAEVTVGGVDTAGLDSRSMQAKSVPGLYFIGECVDVTGWLGGYNFQWAWASGHAAGEAIAAGC